A portion of the Apis mellifera strain DH4 linkage group LG6, Amel_HAv3.1, whole genome shotgun sequence genome contains these proteins:
- the LOC102655446 gene encoding bromodomain-containing protein DDB_G0280777 produces MAPHIQRDYHSIGDPSRYSLRTFRHGEKHCLQSHNFDVSKVNGKEDFFRCMGLQMKRYQYKYKMPNSDHKVKKINIPTGVTLRDCRVIILGATCELCGKCFKCKTDLNIHNSLKHQTHEKIHIAIKGTQCSENDIDVWEEIPKSLNYTTIESSKNFITKLHKKLHLTLKIGKEVISKISVKRKHLKRKKINIHTQTELHCESELITGENEYESVVSRIDPSVFCNSPCLRCNSCIHVVESSNRYAAGNIVADKQVVYGNSAMQEENHISNRLSCATCANEKCSIVHECISSSHVKCAHNKTKDELQSDNLSESTNISSKPIRQTCLQNKNENKKEIDINANQIQKDFIINEIEKYASENLQDISNKIQVIVPLIMPIIVPNTNVSSSPIKLTIQSMPVEQKEQQQSLQPEEGQQHYLQEQSQEKQKQSQQYSQHLQQDQQMKQKQEQLQKQSQQCSQQQQQQQQNQQIKQESQQHLQQNQQMKQEQQHLQDQQMKQEQQHLQQDQQIKQEQQHFQKQLQEQQNQHQLLQEEQMKQEQQQHLQQNQQMKQEQQQHLQQNQQMKQEQQQHLQQNQQMKQEQQQHLQEQLQEQQQYLQEQLQEQQSQHKLLQEQQMKQDQQQYLQEQQHQLKKISILTMKDDVNNEIEEVLRIVRGRITNTEINHESPTRFEQEMLVQDAIRDMKRMEEQGWHLLEKKISGSIMKKKRNIKSNIKCSNANDEYAKRKKNIVSESNSEYKNLNKEKYISNVKEHTKIQSNNNVSLCASDNTKENLMICNENINTTSEILRQYNINYCNDIFEIKNNMENIRESISRFLAPCSGGMENRSNVPVVIDLVNGTDE; encoded by the coding sequence ATGGCGCCACATATACAACGGGACTACCACAGCATTGGAGATCCAAGTAGATACTCGTTGAGGACATTCAGGCATGGTGAAAAACATTGTCTACAATCTCACAATTTTGACGTATCGAAAGTAAATgggaaagaagatttttttcgttGTATGGGTCTTCAAATGAAAAGATATCAGTACAAATACAAAATGCCAAATAGTGATCATaaggttaaaaaaattaatattcccaCTGGTGTAACATTACGTGATTGCCGTGTTATTATCCTGGGGGCGACATGTGAACTATGCGGGAAgtgttttaaatgtaaaacagatttgaatatacataattcattaaaacatCAAACAcatgaaaaaattcatatagcTATAAAAGGGACACAATGTAGTGAAAACGATATTGATGTGTGGGAAGAAATtccaaaatctttaaattatacaacaaTTGAAtctagtaaaaattttataacaaaactacataaaaaattacatttaactttaaaaataggaAAGGAAGTTATCTCTAAGATATCGGTAAAGCggaaacatttaaaaagaaagaaaattaacataCATACACAAACTGAGCTACATTGTGAAAGTGAATTAATTACAGGTGAGAATGAGTATGAAAGTGTCGTTTCTCGTATCGATCCTTCTGTGTTCTGTAATAGTCCTTGTCTACGTTGCAACTCCTGTATACACGTGGTAGAAAGTTCGAATCGATATGCGGCTGGTAACATTGTAGCAGATAAGCAAGTAGTTTACGGAAACAGTGCAATGCAAGAAGAAAATCATATTTCGAATAGACTATCATGTGCAACCTGCGCAAACGAAAAATGTAGCATTGTTCATGAATGCATTTCTTCGTCACATGTGAAATGTGCTcataataaaacgaaagatGAGCTACAAAGTGATAATTTATCAGAAAGTACAAATATTTCGTCAAAACCAATTAGACAAACTTGTctacaaaataaaaacgaaaataagaaagaaatagatattaacGCAAATCAGatacaaaaagattttattataaatgagatAGAAAAATACGCCTCTGAAAACTTACaggatatttctaataaaatacaagTAATAGTGCCATTAATTATGCCAATAATCGTGCCAAATACAAATGTTTCAAGTTCAcctattaaattaacaatacaaTCAATGCCAGTAGAACAAAAAGAACAACAGCAATCATTGCAACCAGAAGAAGGACAACAACACTATCTTCAAGAACAATcgcaagaaaaacaaaaacaatcgCAACAATATTCACAACATCTACAACAAGACCaacaaatgaaacaaaaacaaGAACAATTGCAAAAACAATCGCAACAATGctcacaacaacaacaacaacaacaacaaaatcAGCAAATAAAGCAAGAATCACAGCAACATTTGCAACAAAATCAGCAAATGAAGCAAGAACAACAACATCTACAAGACCAACAAATGAAACAAGAACAACAACATTTGCAACAAGATCAGCAAATAAAACAAGAACAACAACACTTTCAAAAACAATTGCAAGAACAACAAAATCAGCATCAATTACTACAAGAAGAGCAAATGAAACAAGAACAACAGCAACATCTGCAACAAAACCAACAAATGAAACAAGAACAACAGCAACATCTGCAACAAAACCAACAAATGAAACAAGAACAACAACAACATCTGCAACAAAACCAACAAATGAAACAAGAACAACAGCAACATCTCCAGGAACAATTGCAAGAACAACAGCAATATCTCCAGGAACAGTTGCAAGAACAACAAAGTCAGCATAAACTACTACAAGAACAACAAATGAAACAAGATCAGCAGCAATATCTACAGGAACAACAACACCAacttaagaaaatttctattcttacCATGAAAGACGATGTTAATAACGAAATAGAAGAAGTATTACGAATTGTTAGAGGACGTATCACTAATACAGAGATCAATCATGAATCGCCAACTCGATTCGAACAAGAGATGTTAGTACAAGACGCCATTAGAGATATGAAGAGAATGGAAGAGCAAGGCTGGCACTTgctggaaaagaaaataagcggatctataatgaaaaagaaacgcaatataaaatctaatatcaAATGTAGCAATGCAAACGATGAATATgccaaaaggaagaaaaatatcgtaagTGAATCAAattcagaatataaaaatttaaacaaagaaaaatatatttcaaatgtaaaGGAACATACGAAAAtacaaagtaataataatgtgtCATTGTGTGCGTCGgataatacaaaagaaaatttaatgatatgtaatgaaaatatcaatacaACATCTGAAATATTacgacaatataatattaattattgcaatgatatattcgagataaaaaacaatatggaaaatattcgagaa